Genomic segment of Sarcophilus harrisii chromosome 4, mSarHar1.11, whole genome shotgun sequence:
AATTTTACCTTTGACAATCAAATAACCAATCCACTGAAACAAGTCTAAAGAAAAACTTAGTTACTAGGAAGAGTGGTAGCCTTATAACTTAAATGTACTACCTTGACTTATTAGGGATATGATCATATCCCTGGTAAAGTATTTCCTTTGATGGAGGGACAAAGGTAGAGACTTGACTCTCTCCATGTCCCATCCAGGGTATAATGGCTGTTTGGTCTCAGCCAAACAGCTGCATGGAACCTGCCTGACATTACTTGACTTGGTCTATCTCCTGCATGAGCCTATCTATGAAAGCCTGCTGAGGGCATCAATTGAGAACTCTACTCCCATGGAGCAGAGGTAAGGTTATCTCTTAAAGATTTACAAATACTGTGAGCAATGTTCTGACAAGGATTTGAGTGGGTGAGACTCAGTAAAGCCAACTAATTTGTCCCCTCACTTTGGTATAGAGACAATTTTCATAATGAATTTGTTCACATAAACTTGTAATTTATGATCTTGCAACTTAAATGTTTTGGTGTAGCAAGTTTAACCCAATCAAAACCCAAAACactttgaagattttaaaatatttaaatgaacttGTCATTAACATCTATTATTGATTCTTAATCATGTTGTGGAGCTTGGgctattttcaaaaaagagaaaacatacaaaacaaACCAGTCATAAGGTTGCGGATTTGACATAAGTGCCTGATTACTGTAAAGGCAGATGAGAGAAGCCCCACAAACATGTTGTTATAATAGATTGGAACACAAAAGGCCAGTAAAATCAAATAACACGTGAAGTTCATGTTTCATCCTGGTTGGGAGGAAGCTACCTATGGGGATAACCAGCTAGCTagtttcatcattttctttccacGAGATTAATCATATCGAATAACAAATTTCAATGATCAAAGAATTTGGGCAACTCTCACCTTCATTATAAAACTGAACtgtgattttaatttttcaggggaaaatgtTTATCAGTGAAAGAAGACTTCATGCTTTTGGCAGTTGGGATCATTGCAGCCAGTGCTTTCATCCAAAACCAGGAGTGGTGGGGACAGGTATGCACTCTTAAGTGGCGGGGCCAGGTATGCACTCTTAAGTGGCATCATTATCAAAATTCAACTAATAAAAAACATTCCGCAATCAATTAAAGGAAAGGCAGATTTAACTTCATCAGAATTAAGTTTCAAAGCCTAGCACAAGACAGATCAGCGTGCCAAGACAAATGGGCAGTAGAGAACTACAGCTGGGGTTAGGTGCtgattaaagccatttttaactttttaacaaAGCAAAgttgaaaatgctttgaaaaggtATGTACTCTGGTCAAATATTCTTGAGAGTATTCCTCTAAAAATAGGGGAAATTTCAAGTAGGCAACTAATAACTTTAAAAGTCAATTATATGCCAAATTTTAGGTACTAAGTGTTAAGAACTATCTCAAAGTTTTTAGCTCTGGTAAACATAATTTGGATCCAAACTTCTAAAAAATCAGAGGAACAGAAAGATTTAATTTACACTTGTATAATTTGTCAAGATGATTTAGAAAAACTAGCtgcttgtctgtctctttccctgaGGTTGTGGAGTACTTACACAGCATCACTGGCATAGCTACCGAAAGTATTGCTGAGTTTTCATATGCAATCCTGACTCACTCTGTAGGAGCCAGCACCCCAGTTCGACAGCAACCTGGCCTGCACCACCTGGCAGTCAGACCACTGAGAGCTGCTGCCACCTGCAACATGTGAGCCTGACTGTGAGTTTCTAGAATATTATCAGACTCTCAGTTCAAGACCACTTCCACTCCCAATTTATTTAATCTCATAACCTAGTACAGAAAAAAAGCTCAGAAATCTTAGGTCTTGCAAGTTTGACTTTACCATTTCTGTTTGCTAATCTTCAGGAAAAGGGTTaatgtgaatatattttattacttgcAGCAGCCTTGGTAAAAAtaaatggggaaggagggagaagaatggTAGGCTGAAATGTTTGGTTTTACAGTACAGATATAATTTCCTCTTTAGATGTgatttcttggtaaaaataaaacGAATATgactaggaagaaaaaagaatccaaacTCAGGTGACCTTGACTTATAGGCCATTAACATTTCTTTGTCCTAAATATCCCAGTCCAAATACATTCTCATTTGAAGATGGGACCTTTGCCCACTCCTCTGAAATAAACAGCTCTCTAGAATTGGCTATTTTCAGTCTACTTTAAATgactaaaaatacaaaattttcgaCATGTCCCAACTTTTTTTACATAGCTACATGCATTTGGTTTTTCTAGAATACCAAGTATTTTATTATAGGatagtatgtttttattttaaacaaccAGTGCGCCTCAGCACAGTAACAGACTGCAGCAaatcttttattaataataattatatatcttCATAATGCCCCAAACATTATTAAAGTCTGTTCCATGTCTCTCTCTTCTGCCTTGTGTTTATTGGCACAGAGCAGATAGACAATAAGCACTAAACTTTGAAAAAGAATTAAGTTTCAAGCTTTCAATCACATCATGTGGCCTCTGGGCAAAAGCTTATGTGACATTTTCCCATGTTACTTAACGTTACAGACATTTCACTCCTCTTAATAGATGTTCATATTTAAAAAACTATGctgaatatgaatataattaagagaaagaaaatccacTGATAATCACTCAACTTAGGCTTTTTATCCATCTTTTAATTTTAAGCAAGCTTATTTTGTTTTGAAGACCATTAGAAAGTTGTGAAATGGACTAATGGAGAGTTCTACTTATTGTTACTGCTCTGGACACTACTGCAATAGAacgttattcttttaaaataaagtggCTTTGTGgattttcctttttggaaatgTAAACATGTTGTACTGTTTAATATTAAATGAGTTTATAACATTTCTGCCAATAAAACATTCCAAAGCCATTAAGGCAGAAGACTCCCTCACTctcatggaggaaaaaaagaaaaagtcatttgtTATAAAATTGTGAAGAGACCCAAGCAAGACCCCACTTCAAATTTGTCAACATAAACTTGAGTGCCTTTGTCCACTGTTCCTCAGAGTTGAACTGGGTTTTGATGGAATAGGAGCCGCCACTGCCTCCTGTGTCTTCAATCTTACCTTTCTCCACATCCATCCTACAGAGGAGACACATCAGAGCTCATTAGTAACTGAGAATCAAGTCAGCTCAGGCAAACGGGCAGGGACACGGTCATGGGACCATTCACGTCATTTTCTCCATTAAAGCACTCTTGTCAGGGAAGGGTGGTGTACTTTGGATTTGCTTCAAAAGCCAAATATCATGCTGGCTGTCACAAGAGCCCCATTGTCACAGCTGAGTGCAGAGAGCATAGAAGCAAATGAAAGGATGGGAGCAAAGAGTGGGTTGTAGTGGGAGGTGAGGGTTAGAGTATCCCTCACTAATGAAAAggtgagaggaaaaggaaatgctTTGTTTTCATGGCCAGGAAAGAGAATTCTGCTCCATTGATGGAGAAATCTCCTGCCTGTTAACTAAGGGTGATGCCAACATCTGATCAAAATGCTTATTTCCAGGAGCTTCTGGAAAAACCCTCTTGAAACTAGAGAAGACAGAGCTCCTTGCCAAGATAATCCCCAAACTCATTTAGtataacattctctctctctctctctccagggaCTGGGGATCGCATCCTGCTTCATTCATAAGATCAAGGGACCTGagcaagattcagagagagcaaTACTCACTCAAGTCCCTAACAATCAAAGCTGAGAGACCTAGCActttttttccagctcttttcAGGCCTCACAAGTCCTTGACACTATTCTGACTAACTAGACTGTGAATTCTTTCCAAGTTGGCTCGGTCTGGTGTCACTGTACACTAACCTGTAAGGTAGACAGAAGCGTGTCTCGCCTTTCTCCACCTCTTCTTTGAACTGCTGCACACAATCCAGGAAAGCTACCATTGCGTGATCAAACTTGTTGTCCCAGAAAAACCGCAAACCTCCAGAACAGTATAATGGCAGCTCCTGCTCAAGAAGAGAGACATATTAGTACATGTGACTCCAAAGCATACAGAATGGTCTCAGTCCTGCTGATTTTTTCAATCCATGCTCTTATCTGAATTCCACTGAAAACAGGCAAGTCCTGGTGATCTTCTCCCCTGTAGTAGAGCAGCTATATTACTTTGGGCACAGACTGACTTCTTTGGGTCTGGTTTTTTGTGTagaaaatagaagcaagaaaAATCTCCCTCATACTATTCTTTTCCCATGCCAAGTTATACAACCTTCTCTAGCCACCCCAAATAGATAAAACCTTAGGGACCTCTCATTCAGAATTTTCTAGCTGATTTTGAAAAACGTTTAGTTTTAACTGCATCTTAGATATTCATGTTTTAGAGACCATCTGAGGCTGGGACAGAAGCTGAAGTGCAATATTAGAACGAAATTCAGCTGTCTCATTAGAAAATACCAGGATTATTCTATAATGCAGTTGAACTGGAGATACCCCAGAGCACCTTGGATTTGTCTGTAAGGGACTCCAGATATGAGTGATTTCCATAAGGAACAAGGCGATacctaaaaaaaaggaaaaaaaaattaaggaagtgGATAACAAGGCTGCTTAAGAGGATACtcttttctaataaaaatgacGCCATGTAATTTGTCAATTATCCATGGATTTCAGTAGCTTCTTCTCTCCTATAGACAAGATGCTTTACAGAGTGAAAATGTCcagaaaagattatatatatatataattcctcatCCAGAAAATATTTACCAAATAGAGTGGGGTACTATTGAAAATGTGTTAATTTAtggagacaaaacaaaaaaattgattatcCTACCTCTGAAATTTCAGGCCCATTTTGTTGGCTAGGGCATGGAGCAACAACACTGTCTGTCCCCATGCAGCATTGATCTCATTCCACTCCACAGGGACACTAGGGAGCCGCCCAAGcctaaagttattaattgtgcCAAACTGTCCACTATGCCTGTGgaagaaagcaggaaagaagggaaaaaaatttgtaatcTAGTGAACCTTTCCCATAACCACAGGAAGAAAATATTGACGCAGGAGCAGGGGGGCAAGAATCAGTACCCTGTGACAGGACAAATAAGTCTTATGTGCCTAGAAAATTTTGCCTAAtgattctttcccctttcagTGTTGGGTAATTTTATGTCCTAGAATTAGATGAATTCATACTCACCCCATTAACactgaattaaaacaaaacatcatGATACAATACTTAGTTCCTGTTTTGTTGGGGAGAGTGTCTTTGGTGCTCTGTAATTAAAATCCAGATGTGTCTTgttcccccccccaccctctcttcTCATACCACAGTCCATATTACCAGATGTGAAATGTTGcattaaaaacatttgttttcttcagtttgtcCAGTTGAATCTGAGCATAACGCATCTGGTTGTCCACACTCTTTAGCTCATCATCTAGCTCCAACTGTTGTCGTTTAAATTCACTATATTCCTTCTGGTATCTGTTGAGTAAGGCAAACAAGCCGATGTCACTTGTGGACAAAGATCTCAATTTTATCATTCCAATCAATGAATTATTTTGGCTTTGAAGCTGTTGGGGCCTTCTGAATTTGGTATAGGATCACCAAGTAGGACACAACACTGAGCGTCATTCCTTTTTCCCagtgagagaaggaaaagcaTGTTAAGTTCCACCTGTTCGGGGCTGGGCATGCCCTTCACAAAGGACAAAACACAATTCTTTTCAAAAGGACAATTATGGGAGATTGACTCCCTAAGACCATATTAGACATATACACTACCTGCCCTGAGTATTTACATtagtatgaatttattttataaaatcccTGGCTCAATTTCTATGGGCTGTGACAGTTAAACACCCTATCTGTACTTTCCTTCATGGAACataattgtaaattccttgagggtatggaatttttttctttgttttaacatTCCCAAAGCCTAGCCCACAGTTAATGGTAAAACTTAAAATGGCTTACTTTACACATCTCCCCAACAATAAGTGCCAAAAGGATAGATCAATTTTCCCCACCAGATGGAAACCTCTTCCAGCTTCATATAACAGGAACCTAACAAGAATGGGTTTTTCCTTCACTATTATGTAATTACAAAATTCTAA
This window contains:
- the CNTD1 gene encoding cyclin N-terminal domain-containing protein 1 isoform X3 encodes the protein MVKQAESICSQAAPVVRGSEKAEPWSWRAQKEQLCNTFVLRLVSCVQLASKLSFHYKIVSNVTVLNFLQALGYLYTKEELLESELAILKSLNFQINLPTPLAYVEMLLEVLGYNGCLVSAKQLHGTCLTLLDLVYLLHEPIYESLLRASIENSTPMEQRGKCLSVKEDFMLLAVGIIAASAFIQNQEWWGQVVEYLHSITGIATESIAEFSYAILTHSVGASTPVRQQPGLHHLAVRPLRAAATCNM
- the BECN1 gene encoding beclin-1 isoform X2; its protein translation is MMSTESANSFTLIGEASDGGTMENLSRRLKVTGDLFDIMSGQTDVDHPLCEECTDTLLDQLDTQLNITENECQNYKRCLEILEQMNEDDEEKLKLELKELALEEERLIQELEDVEKNRKIVAENLEKVQAETERLDQEEAQYQKEYSEFKRQQLELDDELKSVDNQMRYAQIQLDKLKKTNVFNATFHIWHSGQFGTINNFRLGRLPSVPVEWNEINAAWGQTVLLLHALANKMGLKFQRYRLVPYGNHSYLESLTDKSKELPLYCSGGLRFFWDNKFDHAMVAFLDCVQQFKEEVEKGETRFCLPYRMDVEKGKIEDTGGSGGSYSIKTQFNSEEQWTKALKFMLTNLKWGLAWVSSQFYNK